Below is a genomic region from Methanobacterium sp..
TTCTTTTACTTGTAACTGCGGTTCCAATGATAAGGAGATTTTTAAATGAACGAAAGGATGCCAAGACCGGTGCCAGAAAAAAGGAAAATGAAAAAACAGATACACTTACAGGACCTAAAAGAATTATAGCATCATTCTTTGGAGTGGCTGGAGGAATACTGGCAGGAATTTTCGGATTAAGTGGAACCGGGCCTGTCACAGCAGGACTTTATAGTTTGGGCCTACCTACACTGATGGTTGTGGGTACAACAATATTTGTACTTGTGTTTAATTCAGTAGCAGGTATTGGAGGCTACTTCCTTTTAGGCAGATTTGATCTGACTTTAACACTTCTTCTTGGCAGTGGCGCAGTTATAGGTGCGCTTTTAGGGCCTAAATTATTAGGTAGAATTGATAGGGGAGTTATAGAGAAATTTATACCGCCGGTACTCATATTAATTTCTATAATTTTCGGCTTATCGTTAGTAGTAAGTTAAAAAAGAGGAATAGGCTTAATCAAATACATTTCTTTATTTTTTTTTATTTTGATGCATATTCGCTGAACTTCATTATAACCAAAAATATATCAATTTATTATCAGATCTTGGTTTAAATCAGCTTATTTACTGAATCATATTAATAAAGAAAATCCCTATATTTTTAAAGTACTTAAAAAAGAATAGTTTTATACACACCATAATTCTAGATAAATCAATACTTAATCATCTTTTGGAGAAAGAATATGGATAGGGATAAATTTAAAAAATATATGCTTTTGATGCATAGCGATAAGATCAGTAAATATTTAATGAATAGAATTAGTGGATATGCTGTAATTTTAATTTTAGGAGCAATAGTACTGAATTTAGTAATCTTTTTTTATTTTAACAGCTTAACTTTCCTTTCTAGTGTGGAAAACAGATTGGATTTCATGGTTTTTATTTTAACAGTTATATTAGTTGATGCCACTTTATCTCTACTGTCTTTTACTTATATCCTGGTTATTAAAGAAGATGATAAAGGTGCAATGGATTTGAAGGGAACAGAAATTGTCAGTGATAAATCAGCTGTTGAGATCGGTTATTTAATTAAAAACTGGAAAGACGGGCTAAAAATTAAATCGGAACATCTACAAAACCAGAAAAAAAAGTTGTTGGAATATATTGATAAAATAGAAAACAATGCTGAAATTTCTGATAAAAAGCAGGAAATAGTCAATAAAAGAAAAAATGATGCTCATAAAGCCAAAAAAATGGAGAGAGGCAGCAGATTACCTGTATACATAATTGAGTCTAAATTAATGAAAATCAGTGACGATTTAAACGTTTTTGATGATAACCTGGAAGAACTTGAAAGTGACGAAATTAAATTTCATTTAAAAGAAGCCTTAAATTTAAATGAGAAATTAAAAGACCTTGAAAATGAGCTGGTTGAAAATTTAACACTTTTAGAGTATTCTATGGAAGTATACAACTTCAAAACTTTAAAGTTGATTGGAAGACTATTTTTCCAAAGTTCAATATCTATTATTATGGGATTTTTTATTTTAGGCGTGTTAATATATGCAATGCCAAATCCTGTTGTTTTAATAGTTCTCCAAAGCTTTGGAAACATACCTATGCAGTTAATCCTGCTTATTGCAACTATTTTCATTCTAGATGGGTCATGGTCCTTCTTGAGGGCAATTCATTCCTTTTTCAATCTGTACATAAGGGATTAAAACTTTAGACTTATTTTTTTAATATTTTATAAACAGGAGAGTTCTATTTTTCAATATCATTATATTTTTAAAAGTTTTGAATTAGCACAAAGTATATATGCCACATTATATCAATTATTTGATATCAAAAATTTGATATTTATGACTGGCAAGTAACAGTTATAATTTAAACTTGGATATACGA
It encodes:
- a CDS encoding sulfite exporter TauE/SafE family protein, with translation MFDFNLILLPLFGFIIGLLVTTLGGGGGSLYVPILTLFGVTPQVAVATSLATVLPTTAAGAYSHHRMGNIDVRTGLILGVGGIIGTLIGAYIANMIPPYILKKLLGVLLLVTAVPMIRRFLNERKDAKTGARKKENEKTDTLTGPKRIIASFFGVAGGILAGIFGLSGTGPVTAGLYSLGLPTLMVVGTTIFVLVFNSVAGIGGYFLLGRFDLTLTLLLGSGAVIGALLGPKLLGRIDRGVIEKFIPPVLILISIIFGLSLVVS